The region GCTGCAAAAAGAAGTGAGAAGGGTCCAGTTGGAGACGGTCAGAAGTCAGCATGGAGGAGCTGAGCTATGAAAACAAAACGGAAGGTCGCCGCTCGCATTTTTTCCTTTAGACAGGACACCCATCAAGAGGAACTCATTGTCACAAATAAGGCCGAGCTATTAGCGCAGGTCAAGCAGAGTAGTCACGGTAATCCACAGGCGCTCCAGCTGGCGAAACTAGCGTGGACTGATGAACGGAGTGACATCACGATAGGGAGCATGCGAATAGCGTGTATCGGCCAAATGATCCGAGAAACCTGGGTTTCTCCTTCGCGCCCTACTGAACCTAAGGCCGAGACTCAAACTATTGAAGGGGAAAAGGTAGGAACCGAGCTCCAGCCGAAGTCTCAGACCGAGGCAGAGCTGAGCAACGCCGAGGACCAACCTCAGTCCCAAGCTCAACCGAAGCCGTCGGTCGCGGCTCCAGCTGCCATTACCAATGAGATAGGCGATGAGCCTCTTATCCGCGCAGATGCCCAGCGCTCAACTCCCTGGCAAGGTACAGCTTCCGCAGAAGCGGCCAGCGACACCTCTAGCAGTTAATCGCTGAACCAACCCGGAAGTGCCTTAGGCCCCTGTCAGCAAGTCTGACTAGGGGCCTAAATCACAAACTGGTAACAGAAGGTTGGCAGGCATCTAATCCAGTAGCGCAGTCTTTCCCGATAGCGAAGGTGCCAAAAAGGGTGCAGTGGATAAGCCATCGGGTCTGGATGGCTCTTCAAAAGACGCCGTTTAGGGCCTAGCAAGATTGTGGGCGAGTACGGCTAAGACGACGCGGAGCTTAAGTGAACCCAGGGTTTTGGTTTGGGCAGAGCGGATTTGAGCTTCCACAAGCGCAGAGAAGACTGTTTCAATACGTTTGCGGATTTTGGGATGGCGAGATTCTCGCCATCCCGTGTCATATCTGGTGTTCTTCTTGGGCGGATACACGTAGCCCAGACAGCAATACCCCTTATCGCCAATGATGGTTGGGCCTTCAAACTCTGGCCATCTGAGATTCAGCTCATAGCTGACCGTAACGTCATGGAGGTTGGCAGGTCGGATGACGTACTGAACGATTTGTCCACCTGGTGTGACCCAGGCGTGCAGCTTATATCCGAAGAACTCGCCCTGAGTTCCAAATCCCCATTTCGCGCCTGGGAACTGACAAAGGTGCGTGCGTTTGGGACGGCAAATGGGGAGGGGCATTGAATCAACTACGACTTCAGTGCAGGGCTGAGCTGGGCTTGCAACATGCTCTAGGAGTGGCAACAGTTTGATGCCCCTGGTGTAGGCCTGAGTGTAGGAAGGAAGACCGGGACGGTCTTCCTTGAGGATGTTCCACCAGATGGAAGGAAATGGATGCTTGAAGACGAGACGGGAGAGCAGCAGAGCAACCAGCATGGCATCTGTGACCTTCTGGTGCGGGCAGATTTTCTGGTCGCTGAAATGCTTCTTAGCCCAGAAATAGAGGTGGCGAATGACGTGCCGACGTCCTAGACTATGGTGGAGACGATATTTAGCCATGTCGTCTCTATTTTTATGTGTCTGAGACGCACTTCACCAGGGGGCGGTCAGGCCCTAAACGGCGTAAAAGGTGCAAGGCAAAACCCTGACGTAAATGCAGACTCGCCCTTCTAAACCCCTCAACCTATACAAACCAACCAGAACCTGTGCTATGTCGCAGAGCAAAATTCGTATACGCGGCAAACCGAAGATGGACCTACACCCATGAACCAGTGGCAAACCAACCAGACTCCCGGTCACCATGCAATTAGGTTGGCTGGAGTTGCGGTTCGCTATAGTGCTGAATAAGGAAAGCACAAAAAAACGGAGTGCTCCAACACTCCGCCTTCCTAAAAATTGAACCCCAATGAGCCACCCAGCTCGGAAAGGACATCTATATGTCCACTCTCTCGCTTAGAGAGGGGGTGAAGCTATTATACCAGCTTCTCCCACAGAATTAGTTCCTGGCATACCAACTGTTCCGTCCGCTGTCCTGTGCAGGACGCTGAACCGTCATGACATTGCCTACACACCAACCATGAGCGACCACCGTCGACTACTGGTAGCGCACACTGCCAAAATCGTTGAATGCGGCAATAATAAAATGCTGACCACGACAGCTGCTCGCCACGTCGCACTACATGGTTTTTCGCACTACCGGACTGACACACCCCTTTGGATACCCGTACTTCCCGTCGACATGGATGGGAACGATCCCATAGACCTCATCATGGCGGGCGTAAGGATCCCGTATCCGACATGGGTTGTCTACAACAATGCAAACGGCCACGCTTGGGCCATGTATGCACTCATTGACCCGATTGTATGCAGCCCGAAATCTGCTCGCATCGAGCGATACGCTGCCCTCATCCGTGACGGGCTGTGCCTTGTGTTGGGCGGCGACCCCAACTACACCAACACCACCGCCCGCACGCCCTGGCATGACGGCCATACCTACTACCCGGTGCTGCACCGCCGCTGGGAGCTGCGCGAGCTGGCCGCGCTGCTGCCTCTTGACAGCGTGGCTAGGCGCACAGCCAGCCCCAGGAGGCCCCTCGACCCCACCGCAGGCCGCAACTCCGGACTATTTGCCCGGCTGGGTGACTGGGCACGACAGGAGGCCAGGGAGGGCCGTTATGGGCGACTGAGCTATGACCAACTGCACGCTGTGGCTGCTGGCCTCAATTCGACGCTTGGCGACCCGCTTCCCGCGGGCGAGGTCCGCAGTACCGCCCGCAGCGTTTGGCGCTGGATGCAGGCTGACTGGCAGGGCAACCGCACCGCCACCCCCAATGCAGGCAGTACCCGCAGCCAGATACGCAGCCACCACCGCGAGCAGCTGAACACGCAGCAGGCCCGCGAACGTATCCAAGCAGCACAAGCAAAGGGGGCGCAGACGCGCGGGGAGGCTACCCGTGAGGCCATCACCCAGGCAGTCGGTCAGCTTGTCGCCAGCGGCCAGCGTGTGACCCGCCAGGGCCTTCAGCAGCTTACCGGCATCTCTGAACGCACGTTGAGCCGACACACCGACATCTGGAAGCGCTAAAATTGTGAGATATACACTTTGTGCCATTCAGGGTGGTATCAGGTGAATACCGTGGTCCGGGAAGTACGGCAGCGCGAAGCGCTTCCGTTGCTTGCGCACCTTGCCTGGAGCTGTTGCGGTCAGTTCTGACTTTTAGGCCCGGATGCCGATCTGTCCCTGTGGAACCCCGCCGCGTGGCTGGTTGCTCAGCTAGGGCCACTGGAGGAATCCGCAGAGTCGCTGCCTTTGAGGAGTTTTCGTCCACTAAGGCCCGATAGAGTGGCTCTACATGCTCACCTGGAATGAAATCCGCACCCGTGCCGCGCAGTTCGCTGAGCGCTGGCAGGATGCCGTCAAAGAGAACGCCGAGGCTCAGACCTTCTGGAACGAATTTCTGGCTGTCTATGGCATTGACCGCCGCCGTGTGGCCGCCTTCGAGCGCAAGGTCAAGGGCCTGCCGAAGGGTTCCGGACGTGGCCGCATTGACCTGCTCTGGCCTGGCCTCTTCATGGCTGAGCACAAGTCCAAGGGCCGCGACCTCGACGAAGCCACCCAGCAGGCCATCGAGTATGTGGAAGTCCTCGAAGAACACGAGCGTCCACAGTGGGTAGCCGTCAGTGACTTCGGCCAGGTTCGCTTGCAGGAAGTGGCCACTGGAGAGGCCCACCAGTTTGCCCTGGAAGACCTTCCCCGCGAGGTTGAGCGCTTCGCCTTCCTGATCGGCAAGCAGCTGCGCCACCAACGCGAAGCTGATCCGGTGAACGTCAAGGCAGCCCAGCAGATGGGCAAGCTCCATAACCTGCTCGAAGACAGCGGCTATGCAGGCCATCACCTCGAACTGTTGCTGGTCAGGCTGCTGTTCTTGCTGTTCGGGGATGACACGGGCCTGTGGGACGAGCGCGGTCTGTTCTACGACCTGCTGGCTGAACAGACCCGCAGTGACGGCGAAGATACTGGGACAGTTTTGGGCCGTCTCTTCCAGGTGCTGGACACTCCCAGGGAGAAGCGGCAGGCCAACCTGCCTGAGCACTTCGCCGCCTTCCCCTACGTTAACGGTGAGCTTTTCAGGGAACGAATTGACCTCGCGGACTTCAGCCCCAAGATGCGGGAAATGCTGCTGGAAGCCTGCATGCTGGACTGGGGAGCTGTCAGCCCGGCCATCTTCGGCAGCATGTTCCAGGCCGTCATGGACGAAACTGAGCGCCGTAACCTGGGTGCCCACTACACCAGCGAAGCCAACATCCTGAAAGCCCTGCGGCCACTGTTCCTTGACGACCTTCACGCCGAACTGACCGCAGCAGGCCAGAACAAGGTCAAGCTACAGAGCTTTCTGAGCAAGTTACCCGGTATTCGTGTTCTCGACCCAGCTTGCGGCAGCGGCAACTTCCTGATTCTGGCCTACCGTGAACTGCGCCGCCTGGAGTTGGAAGCCCTCTCCCGCCTGCTGACTGACCGCACTGGGGGCCTGCAAGCCGTGACTGACATCAACCTGCTGCTGAAAGTGAACGTGGGCCAGTTCTATGGCATCGAGTACGACGAGTTCCCGGCCCAGATTGCCCGTGTCGCCATGTGGCTCACCGACCACCAGGCCAACATTGAAGCCAGCCGCAAATTGGGCCAGAACTTCGTGAACTTGCCACTGACCCAGGCCGCACATATCCAGCACGGGGACGCGCTCGAAACCGACTGGCTTCAACACCTCAACTTGGACGAAGACCTGGGCCTGCTCTCCCATCTTTACATCGTCGGTAACCCGCCCTTTGTGGGAGGGAAGAAGATGTCTAAAGAACAGCGTGCCCAGGTGGTGCGCGAGTTTGAAGGGGTCAAGGACGCTGGAGTGCTGGACTATGTGGCCGCCTGGTACGTCAAGGCCGCCAAGGTCATGCAGACGGTCACCCGCGAGTACCCGAACCTGCTGACGGCCACCGCCCTGGTCAGCACCAACAGCGTCACCCAGGGCGAGCAGGTGGCCCCACTGTGGGGCAATGTGCTGGAAGGCTACGGTCAGACCATCACGGCAGCTCACAAGACCTTCAAGTGGAGTAACGACGCACCTGGTCAGGCTGCTGTTCACTGCGTCATCGTGCAGTTCCAACCCACTGCCCAGTTGACTTCTGCCCAGCGCCGTCTGTTCACCTACGCTTCGCCCACGGCGGCCCCGCTGGAGGTCCAGGCCACCAACCTTACCCCTTACCTGACCGACGGCCCTTCTGTGGTGGTCAGGAAGGCCCAGCAACCCCTGCGTGCAGGCGTGCCCCCCATCCACTTCGGCAACATGCCCCTGGACGGTGGAAACCTGCTGTTGACCGAACAGGAAAGGGCTGAACTGCTGGAAGCCGAACCCGCCGCCGAGAAATTCATCAAACCCCTGCTGGACGCGCAGGACTTCCTGAACGGAGCCACGCGGTACTGCCTGTGGCTCCCTGAGGCCCAGCCCGCTGAACTGGCGAAGCTGCCAATGGTGCGGGAGCGCATTGAGAAGACGAAGCAGTGGCGACTCGCCAGTGTCGCGCCCAGCACCCAGAAATTCGCGCAGACTCCAGCACTTTTCAGGGATAGACGGTTGCCAGAGCGTTATCTGGTTATTCCAGGTTTCTCCAGTGAGCGCCGCGAGTACGTTCCTATCGGCTACCTGGACTCGGAAACTGTCGTCAACAACAAGCTTTACATGGTGCCTGATGCTGACCTCTACACCTTCGGCATCATGCAGTCGCGGCTGCACATGGACTGGATGCGGCATGTCGGGGGCCGCCTGGAAAGTCGCTACAGCTACACCAAGGACATCGTGTACAACACCTTCCCCTGGCCTGACCGTGAGGCTCTGAAGCCCAAACAGGTGCAGGCCGTCGAGGAAGCGGCCCAGGCCGTTCTGAAGGCCCGTGCTAAGCACGTAGCGAGCACTTTGGCCCAGATGTACGACCCCAACCTGATGCCTGCCGACCTACGCAAAGCCCACAACCAGCTCGACAGGGCCGTGGAAGCCCTGTATGGCCTGAAGGCGGGTAGTACCGAGGCGCAGCGCCTTTCAAAGTTGCTGGAGTTGTACCAGGAGCTTGTGCCCACGTTGGAGAGTCAAACGCAGAGCAAAAAGGTGAGGAGAAAGAAATGAAAATCTTTATTAGTTGGTCTGGTGATGCTTCGAAAGAGATGGCACGGATTTTAAAGGAACATATTCAACTAGTGCTTCAAAATGTTAGGGTATGGTATTCCGATGAAGACATTATGGCTGGTGAGAAGGGCCTCTCAATTATAGAACGCGAGCTTAAAGAGTCTGATTTTGGAATTAGCTGCATTACTCCGGATAATCAGACTTCTCCCTGGTTAAATTTCGAGGCGGGTGCCCTCTCTAAGAATTTTGAGAACGGTAGGGTAATACCCATCATCTTAGGTATGAAAGTGATTGATATGGTTAATGGCCCCATCAAGCAGTTTCAGGTTAGGGAGATGACGGAGGAAGGTGTTTTAAGCGTCCTCGAAAGTATTAACCTGACTACCCCTCAAAACGAGGTAAAAGCCGTGCCAGACGCGCCCAATTTTCAGGGATTGGATGGCTGAGTAAGTCTCGCAGTTCGTCCAACCCCAGCCGGAACAGGCTTGTACTGGCATAGCCATGCGCCAGAAAGCGCATGGCTTTTTGAGTTTCCTTGCTTCCTTCAAGCAACAGAACCGCACCTGTCTGGAGACACGGTTCTGGCAACTTAAATTCGACGAAGTAAAACTCCCCGTCGTGCAGCCTGAGTTTCAGGCTGCGCGACGAAGCGCTTCGTGCCAGTCCCGCGTTGCGGAGGTCTGGTTTGCCCGTCTCTGACTGGCTGGAACTGTCGTTCTGGTATGGCGATGAAGATTAGAGGTGCGGGCGTGCAGGGCGAGAAATTCTTGAGTTCGTCGTCGTCTTTTGAATCCGACTTGCTTTCGCTCCTGCTGTCTGGTCGGTCGATGCGATTGCTCTACCAAGTTGTTGCACCGGGCGCTCGATACGACTTGGACGTGCTCCACCGCGTGGAGCACAGATAATTCGCGGATGGCTGCACCGTAGCTCCAAAGCTTATCCGTATGAATGGCCTCTGGGACGTCGTATTCGTCCAGCAAGCGAGTGAAGAATGTTTTGGCTGCCTCAGTATCACGGTGTTCCTGCAAGAGAACGTCGAGCACGGCACCCTGTTCATCCACTGCCCTCCACAGCCAATGTTTCATTCCACCAACGACAACATGCACCTCATCCAGATGCCACCGGGAACCCCGTCGGGGTTCCCGGTGACGCAACTCCTCGGTCAGGAGTGGGGCGAACTTGATGTTCCACTGGCGGAGGGTTTCGTGGCTGACGTGAATTCCTCGCTCATGGAGAAGTTCTTGAACATCACGTTGGCTGAGCGGAAAGCGGTGGTACAGCCACAGAGCGTAGCCGATGACACTCAGCGGGAAACGGTGTCAATAGGGCTTCTGGTCAATCACAGCTCACTAGCCTACCGAAATTAACTTGCCAGAACCGCTCTGAGGCTCCTGGGGCGCGTCGTTGCCGTTCCAGCTGGCTTCGAAGTTCAGGCGATTTAGGGAACGGTCTCAGTAGGTGACAACTTCGTCTAAAGGCGCTCCTGGTGGGCAAAAGGGCTGGGTCAACAGGTCTAGGACAGCCATGAACTGTTTGGGTTTCCACCGTAAGGCATCCACGAGATGCTGAGCACCGTGCCGCACCAGACTGACCGCTCTACGACCATGCTTGAGAACGGGGATGGGCTGGGTCTGGCCCAGCCAGACCCCCCAGGCGCAAGCAGAACACCCAGGCCAGTGTCACCAGGCCAAAGAGCCGCTGTAGACGGCTCCTTTCCGTCATCCCAGTCCGCTCCAGGTCGAAGCCTCGCATCTTGAAGCTGCTGAAGGTGCACTCGATTGACCAGCGCTGCTTGTACAGCTTCCAGGTCTTCCGAGCGCTGAAATCTGTGGCAATGATGACGAGGTCACCTGTGGATGACCTCGTCGCGACCACCCGCATGAGTTCGCCAAACACGAACACCTTTTCGTCGATTTCATGGAAATGACCGTGCTGGACGTGCTTAAACCATTCCTTCCCATTCGTGTCGTCCAGCATGTCGCTGTGCCGAATGCGGATCGCCCGCTTGATGCCTTGACGACGGAGAAAACGGAACCACTCCGCACCGATGAACTCACGGTCAGCCACCAGGCCTTGCCAGCGTTTCGCTGGCAAGACGCGGAGGAGCTTCAATACCAGCCACATACGGGCATAGGTATGGCTGTTCCCAGACTCATCAAGAGGAACCCAAATCAGGGGCAGGGTGAAGCCATGAACCACGGCTCCAAGCACCAGAAAATTGATGGGCGTTTCCCCATGCTCCCAGTTGGTGCGGTCCAGACTCAGCAACACCTTCCCCGGTGGAAGATGGACGACGAGCAGAGCGATGAAAAAGTCCATGTCCAGCTGCTCATCCCGGAAGGTTCGGTCCGCCCTTCTTTTCTTGGCTTGCGGCGTGCTGATACCGGGCATGTGAGGACTCAGGTCGTGATGATTGATGCTCCTCGCGGCAATCATCGCCAGAAGCACATCGATCAGCCGCTGAAGGGTGTCAATGCGGAGGTGACTCGCGTGTGCTTTGAAGTGGCGGGTCAGTACGGTAGCCTGCTGGGCGGCGGATTCTGTTGTTTTCACACTCTCAGGAAACCGTGAACAGTCGGCCCCATCAAGCTTGATGGGGCCGACTGTTGGTTTTTGCCGTCTAGGACAATGTGAAACTGAAGTTGTCACCTACTGAGGGGAACGGTATGTTGACTATTTTATTAACTTGTTGACTCACATATTCATTGTAACAAATAACTATAAACTAATTACAAATCTTATTCTATTCAATCACGTGTTCCAAATCTCCATTTACAATTACGCGAAAGCTAATTCCAAGCGGATCACCCTGGATCAGTTCATAAGTTGGAAATGTAAAATCAGATAAGGTGCAAACAGACACTAAAATTGATTTTAGAGCCTCTGTGATATCGCTTTGAGATCCCGCCTGTCTTTGAGCAGTTAGATTAGGTGAATTAAGCGTTAGAGCAACCAGTTCAGCACCCCTTCGCTCGATGATTTGAGCTGCCTCTATCAGTGCTTGCCGTTCCTCTGAGTCGAGAACTGGAGGAACTCCAGACACCGGGAATAAAGCTTGAGCATGAGTCTCCGAAGACATTAGTATCTTATAGAGCTCATCCAAGAGGCCATCTGTAATGTGAGGGATATCTTGATAAAGTGTTTCAACTGATAAAGGCAAATTGCTTTCAACTGTTGTGAGCGCCTGAATAGTTTGTTGAATTGCGACTCGAAGACGTTGATGTTGTTCTTTATCAATAGTGCGTACCACGTTTTAATCCTCCAAATTATATATGGGTGCTGACTACCCCTCAAAACTCCGGTAACACTGTCTGAGACGCCAGATTCTATAGACATAAAAAGAGCTGGTTCATAAGGTGTATCTGCAATGAACCACCTGAACCAGCCGCCCCAGGATAGCCTTTTCGCAGCTCTTCGTCCTTTCTTCCGTATCGACCAGCGACGGTTCACCGTCCTGGTCGCGCTGATTCTGGCAATCATCCAGCAGCGCAGCGTGGTGCTGAACAATCTGAAGACGGTCATCGCACTCCCAGGAAGTCAGGAAACCCGCTACCAACGTCTTTTGCGCTTCGTGCAATTTTTACTCCCAGAGGCGATGTACCTGAAGTTTGCGCTTCACATGCTGGGTACGGATGAGCTCACGCTCATCCTCGACCGGACCAACTGGAAGCTAGGCACGAAGGACGTAAATATCCTGATGCTGTCTGCGGTATGGAAGGGGTTCAGTCTTCCGCTGATGTGGCGTTTTCTCCCACACGGGGGAAGCAGCGCCCAGCACATTCGTAAGGAGCTGATGGCTGATTTTCTGCGTCATTGTCCTCACGTCCGCATTGACGGTCTGCTGGCAGACCGTGAATTCATCGGCCAGGACTGGTTTACGTTCCTGAGCGAACATGGGATTGTTCCCTGTATCCGGTTGCGGAGCGACACCAAGATGGACGGCTTACCTGTCCACGTCTTCGCTAAGAAAATGCAGGTGGGAGAAATTCGCGTCTGGCACAGCCCTATGGTGGTGTACGGGGTCAGACTCCGTGTTCTGGCACTGAAGGTTTCGAAGACGGAGATGCTGTACCTGGCCTACCAGGGCAGAGCAGATCAGAATTTGCGGAAGTACGCACTGCGTTGGCAGTGCGAAAACCTCCACGCTGCGCTGAAAACCAGAGGCTTTGATTTGGAAGCGACCGGATTGACCCAGGCCGAGCGGGTGTCAACGCTGCTGATGGTGATCGCCATCAGCTTCATCTGGTGTCTTCAGACAGGTGCGGTTCTACTGCTTGAAGGCAGCGTGGAGACGAGGAAGGCCATGCGCCAGAAAGCGCATGGCTACGCCAGCAAAAGTTTGTTTCGATTGGGGTTGGACGAGTTGCGAGATTTGCTCAGCCACCCAAGCCCTGAAAATTGGAGCCGTCTGGCACGGCTTGTCCCACGTTTTGAGGGGTAGTCAGAGTATTAACTCTATATCACAGCACCAAAGAGATAAATCGCAGATTAAAATAATCCATGAGAGTTTATGGCCAAAGATTTCCGAAAAAATAGGCGAGATTTCTTTAAATAATGGCATAGAGAGCAAAAGAAGTATTGAAGAGAAGATAGATGAAGTGTTGTCCTACCACACTTTCGGTTATGGAGGATATGAGGAGTTACTGCGTGAACAGCATCAGCTCTCTCTACGAATGTATGACCTACTGAGGGTACTGTCCTCAGACAGGCTATCCGATTCTTCTACTGTGAAGTCGCTCTTATTATCCTCAGTCAGCATGCAAGTTAGGGCTTTTCTAAAACCTGCTAAGCTTAAAATTTCCAATGACAACCAGCAAATTATTCTGTCTTACGATGCGAGGGGTGCATTTCATGCCAGACAGTTGGTAACCAAGGTTCCTGAGTTAGAAGAGGCTGTTGCTCGCCTTTTGGGTGATACTTACGAGATTATTGTTATCTCTAATCACGAAACCGTGTGGCCTGCGACTCCATTATTAGACTGAGCCACAGGACTTGTATAACGTCTTTTTCAACGTTACTTCTAACCTTTGAAAAGACGTTATACGTGATTTGGCACTTAACGTTCCCGCCCCAGCTTTTCCTCGATAGCAGCGATAATCCAGGCATGGCGTGAGGCAGGCCGTCTTCCCTTGGCCTGCTCTTTTCGTAGAGTGTCAATTTCATCCAAAGTGGACTGGTAGAGCCGAAGCTGGACGTTCTTCAGCGGGTCAGTCAGTTCAGCCTCCTGGGCAGGACTCTGCTGTTGGTCACCCTGCACCGACCCGCCGCGCTGAATCACTTCGAGGGCGGCCTGCTCATCTGGCTGCTCTGTGGTTTCCACTACGGGTACTTGGCGCTGTGGTTTGCGGGTAATCGCCATTACTGGGTTCCTCCCAAGGTCTTGATTTGCTCCAGCAGCCTGCGGAACTCTGCCGAGGCTTTCGCATCTTCGGGTTGCAGCTCCAGCACTCCCAGCCCTTGAGCAGCTGCATTGGCATAGGCTTTGCGATTTCCGAGCGGAGCATCCAAGAACTCCAGGCTCTCGCTGTCACTCAGAGCTTCAGCCGCATCCTGGTTGTCACTGCCTCTTGGGTCGGCCCGGTTGATGAAGGCGAATGACCTGAGCTTGGGGTTCACCGTCTGGATTTCCTGAATAAGTCGAGCGACCTTCTCCAGTGTCCAGACATCGAAGGAGCGTGGGTTGAAGGGCACCAGATAAAGGTCAGCCACCGTCAGGGCGGCCCGCTGGCTGGTGGTGTCGCGGCCACCCGTATCAATCACTACATCTTCGAACTTGCCTGCCAGCTTCTGCAGCTCCTGTCGGGCGGCCTGTCCACTCAGTTGGACGGAGGTATAGCCCGTGTTCCCTTCAGTCCGCTCATTGCGCCAGGCTGAGAAATCCGTCGCTGTCTCCTGGTCGTCTGCATCCACCAGCAGCACGTCGCGCCCTTCCAGGGCCAGGGCTACTGCCAGATTGGTGGCCACCGTTGTTTTTCCGCTCCCACCCTTGATTCCGCCGACTACGTATATCATTTTTCACCTCAGATTCCACCCTAAATATAACGTTATTTCTGATATTGGGAATAACATCTGTTTTATTATGGCAAAATGTCCTAAACTAAGCCATGCCACCAGGCCACCGAGCGAGAATCATTTCCAGACCGAAGTTGGAAGAATTTAAGGCCAGTCATCCTGAAGCAGCTCAGGCATTGAAAAACTGGGAAGACACGGTGACCTCGCTGAAGTTTGGGACGTTCTCTGAATTACAGCAGCAAATCAACACGGTGGATTTGGTGCATGGCACCTTCCTGGTGTTCAACATCATGGGTGGCCGCTACCGCCTGATTACTGGGGTGTACTGGCCTGCGCCTGCTCTCTATCTCAAGCACTTCCTGACCCATAAGGAATATGACGTCTGGACTCAGGAGCAGCGCCGCGCAGCTGCTAAGAAGTCCAATAAGAGGAGGAACTGATATGACCGCAACGAACCTTGACCAACTGGCCTCTGTCTGGAGTCAGGTGGAAGCTCTGGCCCCAGGCCTCCTGCACCCTATTGAGACGGAAGAGCAGTACCAGCAAGCCCTGGAAACGGTGGATGAACTGATGACCCGTGTGAACGAGTCTGAAGGCGACGACCCGCTGGAGTCACTGCTGAGCATCCTGATTGAGCGAGTGGCAGCCTACGAAGAGAGCATCCTTCCACCCCGAGAGAAGAATCCCGCAGGGGTTCTGGCCTACCTGATGGAAGACCGTGGCCTGACTCAAAGTGCTTTGGCTGTTGAGACGGGCATAGACCAGAGCACCATCAGCAAGCTGCTGGCAGAGGAGCGGCGTTTCAATGCCGACCATGCCCGGATTTTGGGTGCGTACTTCAAGGTAGGGGTACAAGCTTTCATTCCTGAAATTGATTAACCTTGAAATTGGTATCAATACTAACGTTATAAGTGACCTTAAGTTTTTGTCGGTGAGGCTGAGTGTCTCCCCCAGTTTTGTGCGCTTAGCCTATACCTCAACGTGACAATCCTAGGGTGACAGAAATGGGCCGTTTTGGCGTCACTTTAGGGTTGTTTTTGGCGTTTCGTGACGGATACTGGAGCCGCTTCAAGACCCTAAAGTGACAGATTTGGTTTCAGCCCAGCGTAAACCGTTCATCTCCCAACTTGAGGGTGAGTTCCAGTTCACCACCGATAGCTCGTGCAAACTTTCGAAGGGTGGCCAACTCGGTGCGGTCTAGGTCTCCATGTTCAATCCGTGAAATGCGTGACTGGGATACCTGCAACTGTTCAGCCAGCTCCTGCTGGCTGAGTCCGGCGGCTGCCCGGACCTCGGCCAGCTTGTACGCCCGCACTTCCGCCAGCAGCTGCTCCTTGATAGCTCCAATCTCAGCTTCTTCAAAGTGTCCAGCGTCTACTGCCGCCTGTCTGACTGCTTTCCAGCTTTTTGCCTTCATAGCTCCTCCTCGTAGTGCCCATCCAGCCACAGCGCATAGCGCTGTTCTGCCAGGGGTATGTTCTCGTCGTACCAGTCGGTCCATTGACCTGCTTTGTCCCCAGCCGTCAGCAGAATGGCTTGGCGCTTGGGGTCGAAGACGAACAAGATGCGAATTTCAGTCTGACCGTCTGAACCAGGTCGCAGTTCCTTGAGGTTAGGCAAAGCAGTTCCGGTCAAGGTATCTACCAGAGGTCTGCCCAGCATTGGTCCACGTTCTTCCAGTAGGTCGAGAGCGGCAGTTACCAGCTTCTCAGTGACAGGGTCAAGGT is a window of Deinococcus radiophilus DNA encoding:
- a CDS encoding IS982 family transposase, coding for MAKYRLHHSLGRRHVIRHLYFWAKKHFSDQKICPHQKVTDAMLVALLLSRLVFKHPFPSIWWNILKEDRPGLPSYTQAYTRGIKLLPLLEHVASPAQPCTEVVVDSMPLPICRPKRTHLCQFPGAKWGFGTQGEFFGYKLHAWVTPGGQIVQYVIRPANLHDVTVSYELNLRWPEFEGPTIIGDKGYCCLGYVYPPKKNTRYDTGWRESRHPKIRKRIETVFSALVEAQIRSAQTKTLGSLKLRVVLAVLAHNLARP
- a CDS encoding replication initiation protein: MLTTTAARHVALHGFSHYRTDTPLWIPVLPVDMDGNDPIDLIMAGVRIPYPTWVVYNNANGHAWAMYALIDPIVCSPKSARIERYAALIRDGLCLVLGGDPNYTNTTARTPWHDGHTYYPVLHRRWELRELAALLPLDSVARRTASPRRPLDPTAGRNSGLFARLGDWARQEAREGRYGRLSYDQLHAVAAGLNSTLGDPLPAGEVRSTARSVWRWMQADWQGNRTATPNAGSTRSQIRSHHREQLNTQQARERIQAAQAKGAQTRGEATREAITQAVGQLVASGQRVTRQGLQQLTGISERTLSRHTDIWKR
- a CDS encoding DNA methyltransferase, translated to MLTWNEIRTRAAQFAERWQDAVKENAEAQTFWNEFLAVYGIDRRRVAAFERKVKGLPKGSGRGRIDLLWPGLFMAEHKSKGRDLDEATQQAIEYVEVLEEHERPQWVAVSDFGQVRLQEVATGEAHQFALEDLPREVERFAFLIGKQLRHQREADPVNVKAAQQMGKLHNLLEDSGYAGHHLELLLVRLLFLLFGDDTGLWDERGLFYDLLAEQTRSDGEDTGTVLGRLFQVLDTPREKRQANLPEHFAAFPYVNGELFRERIDLADFSPKMREMLLEACMLDWGAVSPAIFGSMFQAVMDETERRNLGAHYTSEANILKALRPLFLDDLHAELTAAGQNKVKLQSFLSKLPGIRVLDPACGSGNFLILAYRELRRLELEALSRLLTDRTGGLQAVTDINLLLKVNVGQFYGIEYDEFPAQIARVAMWLTDHQANIEASRKLGQNFVNLPLTQAAHIQHGDALETDWLQHLNLDEDLGLLSHLYIVGNPPFVGGKKMSKEQRAQVVREFEGVKDAGVLDYVAAWYVKAAKVMQTVTREYPNLLTATALVSTNSVTQGEQVAPLWGNVLEGYGQTITAAHKTFKWSNDAPGQAAVHCVIVQFQPTAQLTSAQRRLFTYASPTAAPLEVQATNLTPYLTDGPSVVVRKAQQPLRAGVPPIHFGNMPLDGGNLLLTEQERAELLEAEPAAEKFIKPLLDAQDFLNGATRYCLWLPEAQPAELAKLPMVRERIEKTKQWRLASVAPSTQKFAQTPALFRDRRLPERYLVIPGFSSERREYVPIGYLDSETVVNNKLYMVPDADLYTFGIMQSRLHMDWMRHVGGRLESRYSYTKDIVYNTFPWPDREALKPKQVQAVEEAAQAVLKARAKHVASTLAQMYDPNLMPADLRKAHNQLDRAVEALYGLKAGSTEAQRLSKLLELYQELVPTLESQTQSKKVRRKK
- a CDS encoding toll/interleukin-1 receptor domain-containing protein produces the protein MKIFISWSGDASKEMARILKEHIQLVLQNVRVWYSDEDIMAGEKGLSIIERELKESDFGISCITPDNQTSPWLNFEAGALSKNFENGRVIPIILGMKVIDMVNGPIKQFQVREMTEEGVLSVLESINLTTPQNEVKAVPDAPNFQGLDG
- a CDS encoding IS6 family transposase; this encodes MSVIGYALWLYHRFPLSQRDVQELLHERGIHVSHETLRQWNIKFAPLLTEELRHREPRRGSRWHLDEVHVVVGGMKHWLWRAVDEQGAVLDVLLQEHRDTEAAKTFFTRLLDEYDVPEAIHTDKLWSYGAAIRELSVLHAVEHVQVVSSARCNNLVEQSHRPTRQQERKQVGFKRRRRTQEFLALHARTSNLHRHTRTTVPASQRRANQTSATRDWHEALRRAA